The Sediminispirochaeta smaragdinae DSM 11293 genome has a segment encoding these proteins:
- the lpdA gene encoding dihydrolipoyl dehydrogenase gives MSDNYDLIVIGSGPAGYVGAIRATQLGLSCAVIEKGDVGGVCLNIGCIPSKALIRQAEIFRNADELEGLGVTVDKSGFDYQKAWKKSRKASTSLSKGVKFLLKKNKVELIEGRATLEGGGVVLVDGEKRYTAKNILLATGSRPRELPPFPFDGKRILSSDQALMMETLPSSLAILGAGAIGCEFAHIMASFGVEVTLIEAMGKILPTEDPDTTDILARSFKKRKIKMLVGAKASGVETSEKGVSLSVESGGKQETVQADQLLVVVGRSPNTEELGLEKAGVGTDEKGFVRVADHYKAAEGVYAVGDMVGGILLAHAASKEAELVVEHIAGKDVPAAIDPTLIPTAVYTEPEIAGFGMSETEAKEAGHNAKSVQFPYRGAGKSVAIERPDGFVKILYDEKSREILGGRIVGDHATELIHELLLARSAELLPEDIANTVHAHPTLSEAVMEAARGVEGWTIHA, from the coding sequence ATGAGTGATAATTATGATCTGATCGTCATTGGCTCGGGACCGGCCGGATATGTTGGAGCCATTCGCGCCACCCAACTTGGCCTATCCTGCGCCGTTATCGAAAAGGGCGATGTGGGTGGCGTATGTCTAAACATAGGATGTATTCCATCCAAGGCCCTGATTCGACAGGCAGAAATCTTTCGAAATGCCGATGAACTCGAAGGCCTCGGTGTAACCGTGGATAAAAGCGGCTTCGATTACCAAAAGGCGTGGAAGAAGTCGAGGAAGGCAAGTACAAGCCTCTCAAAGGGGGTTAAATTTCTTCTGAAAAAGAACAAGGTAGAGCTGATAGAGGGACGGGCCACGCTGGAAGGCGGGGGCGTAGTTCTGGTCGACGGTGAAAAACGGTATACGGCGAAGAACATCCTCCTTGCCACGGGAAGCCGGCCAAGAGAACTTCCCCCCTTCCCCTTCGACGGAAAGAGGATCCTTTCAAGCGACCAAGCCTTGATGATGGAAACTCTTCCATCGAGCCTTGCCATTTTAGGAGCAGGGGCCATCGGTTGCGAGTTCGCCCACATCATGGCCAGTTTCGGTGTTGAGGTAACCCTGATCGAGGCGATGGGGAAGATCCTTCCAACCGAAGACCCCGACACCACCGACATCCTTGCCAGGAGCTTCAAAAAGCGGAAGATTAAAATGTTGGTTGGCGCCAAGGCCTCAGGAGTAGAGACTTCCGAAAAGGGGGTTTCGCTGAGTGTCGAGAGCGGAGGAAAGCAGGAAACGGTGCAGGCTGATCAGCTCCTCGTGGTTGTCGGCCGCTCGCCCAATACCGAAGAGCTTGGTCTTGAGAAGGCGGGAGTTGGCACCGATGAGAAGGGCTTTGTGCGCGTCGCAGACCATTATAAGGCGGCGGAAGGGGTCTATGCCGTAGGCGACATGGTCGGAGGAATACTCCTTGCTCACGCAGCAAGCAAAGAGGCCGAGCTTGTCGTCGAGCACATTGCAGGAAAGGATGTCCCGGCAGCAATCGACCCAACCCTTATTCCCACAGCGGTCTATACCGAACCGGAGATCGCCGGCTTCGGAATGAGCGAGACCGAAGCGAAAGAGGCCGGACACAACGCCAAAAGTGTACAGTTTCCCTATCGAGGAGCCGGAAAATCAGTGGCAATCGAACGTCCGGATGGCTTCGTAAAGATCTTGTACGATGAAAAGAGCCGGGAGATCCTCGGCGGAAGAATAGTGGGTGACCATGCAACCGAGCTGATCCACGAATTGTTGCTTGCACGATCGGCGGAGCTCTTGCCCGAAGATATTGCAAACACAGTGCATGCCCACCCAACCCTCTCCGAAGCGGTTATGGAGGCCGCACGGGGGGTTGAGGGGTGGACCATCCACGCTTAG
- a CDS encoding methylated-DNA--[protein]-cysteine S-methyltransferase, which translates to MVMKAWQLDRDFSLGTMRMQVTESGELFSLRFVDRNSPMTEEQRPPRQASPYPPLPEEAERVLSSTIDQLREYFAGKRSGFDLAYHHTGGPFAEKVYSEVSRIPPGETRTYRQIAEAIGKPTAARAVAGALAANTLLIIIPCHRGVPSSGGVGNYRDGTRKKGELIALEKRLYGTSCE; encoded by the coding sequence ATGGTCATGAAAGCATGGCAGCTCGACCGCGATTTTTCCCTTGGAACAATGAGAATGCAAGTAACCGAGTCTGGAGAACTCTTTTCTCTCAGGTTTGTCGACCGGAACTCCCCAATGACGGAGGAACAGAGGCCACCTCGGCAGGCATCTCCGTATCCACCGTTACCCGAAGAGGCAGAACGGGTGCTCTCCTCTACCATAGACCAACTGAGAGAATATTTTGCCGGTAAACGAAGCGGTTTTGATCTTGCCTATCATCATACGGGCGGCCCCTTTGCGGAAAAGGTATATAGCGAAGTATCTCGTATTCCCCCGGGAGAAACGAGAACGTATCGCCAAATCGCAGAAGCCATCGGAAAACCCACAGCAGCCCGAGCCGTGGCCGGAGCTTTAGCTGCCAATACACTGCTGATCATCATCCCCTGCCACAGGGGTGTACCATCGAGTGGAGGAGTGGGAAACTATCGGGACGGGACAAGGAAAAAAGGAGAGCTTATCGCATTAGAGAAACGGCTATATGGAACAAGCTGCGAATAG
- a CDS encoding 2-oxo acid dehydrogenase subunit E2, which produces MAEAILMISLSPTMEKGTIAGWQKSVGDSIATGDLICEVETDKATMDYESTQEGTLLSILVDQGGSAKVGDPIAIVGKEGEDIAELEAKLKKQLASSEGDEKATPPNGTSSPTQTKANQAAVAASPPAQGGSHVGPAGSEDGRLKASPLARRLAQEAGISLDALTGSGPGGRIVKKDIETAKTTGTYAPSPVQSRVPGRMQDRVEPVSGKRAIIAKRLSESMRQAPHYYLDIDVEASRLARLRDSLNRPRQKRGEEKLSFNAFLIKLVAEAITRNQNINASWEGDSIRYYGSVDIGLAVAQKEGLITPVVRNCEAKGIAAIDEELKELIPRAQAGRLTPEEYEGASFSITNLGSWGISRFTAVINPPASAILAVGALRQAPVPDEELGFRFVDTMTLTLGCDHRVIDGAVGAAFMADLKSMMEEPGMVLL; this is translated from the coding sequence ATGGCCGAAGCGATATTAATGATATCCCTCTCTCCAACTATGGAGAAGGGGACCATAGCAGGTTGGCAGAAGTCGGTTGGTGATTCCATAGCCACAGGAGATCTCATCTGTGAGGTGGAAACCGACAAGGCCACCATGGATTACGAGTCAACTCAGGAAGGAACACTTCTTTCGATTCTTGTCGATCAAGGGGGCAGCGCAAAGGTTGGTGATCCCATAGCGATCGTCGGCAAGGAAGGCGAGGATATTGCAGAACTCGAAGCAAAGCTGAAGAAACAACTTGCCTCCTCGGAAGGAGACGAAAAGGCCACTCCCCCAAATGGTACATCGTCCCCTACTCAAACAAAGGCGAACCAAGCCGCAGTGGCAGCTTCACCACCGGCACAGGGCGGATCACATGTAGGGCCGGCAGGGAGTGAGGACGGCAGGCTGAAGGCAAGTCCCCTGGCGCGGCGTCTTGCACAAGAGGCGGGAATAAGCCTTGACGCCCTCACCGGCAGCGGTCCCGGAGGAAGGATCGTAAAGAAGGATATCGAAACGGCAAAGACGACAGGGACCTACGCCCCTTCCCCTGTACAGAGCAGGGTACCGGGGCGCATGCAGGATAGGGTCGAGCCGGTAAGCGGGAAACGGGCCATCATTGCCAAGCGGTTAAGTGAATCGATGAGACAGGCCCCCCACTACTACCTGGATATCGATGTGGAAGCCTCCCGTCTGGCACGCTTGCGGGATTCTCTCAATCGTCCGAGGCAAAAGCGAGGAGAAGAAAAACTCTCTTTCAACGCCTTTCTCATAAAGCTCGTGGCCGAAGCGATTACCAGGAACCAAAACATCAATGCATCCTGGGAAGGCGATTCGATACGCTACTACGGTTCTGTTGATATCGGGCTGGCGGTGGCGCAAAAAGAGGGCCTCATTACACCGGTGGTGCGCAACTGCGAAGCAAAGGGAATTGCAGCCATCGATGAAGAATTGAAAGAGCTTATCCCCCGGGCACAGGCAGGACGGCTTACTCCCGAAGAGTATGAGGGAGCAAGCTTTTCCATAACGAACCTCGGCAGCTGGGGAATATCCCGTTTTACCGCGGTTATCAATCCCCCGGCATCGGCAATTCTCGCCGTCGGTGCACTTCGACAGGCCCCGGTGCCGGACGAAGAGCTCGGGTTTCGTTTTGTGGACACCATGACCCTCACCCTCGGTTGTGATCACCGGGTGATAGACGGAGCCGTCGGTGCCGCTTTTATGGCGGATTTGAAATCAATGATGGAAGAGCCGGGCATGGTCCTGTTATAA
- a CDS encoding pyruvate dehydrogenase complex E1 component subunit beta: MAKIAFREAIRQAIEEEMRRDDSVLLMGEEVAQYNGAYKVTQGLLETFGPKRVIDTPIAEEGFTGMGIGAAMAGLRPIVEWMTFNFSLMAIDQVISNAAKTRYMSGGQFKIPMVIRGPNGPAEFLASQHSQALQSFYAHIPGLKVVAPSTPYDAKGLLKSAIRDDNPVIFLEAELMYSWEGEVPAEEYLIDLDKADVKRAGKDVTLIAHSKPVRMVLQAAEKLAEEGIEAEVIDLRSLRPIDTETIYESVRKTNRCVVVDEAWPVASVGSHIGFLVGRDCFDYLDAPVQLVSGEDVPMPYNHRLELAAQPSVEKVVRAAKSVLYVD; the protein is encoded by the coding sequence GTGGCGAAAATAGCATTTCGTGAAGCAATACGACAGGCAATAGAAGAGGAGATGAGGAGGGACGATTCGGTACTGCTTATGGGTGAAGAGGTGGCCCAATATAATGGGGCCTACAAGGTAACCCAGGGCTTGCTGGAGACATTCGGACCCAAGCGGGTTATCGATACCCCCATTGCCGAAGAGGGTTTTACCGGTATGGGAATAGGTGCAGCAATGGCTGGCCTGCGCCCCATTGTCGAGTGGATGACCTTCAACTTTTCCCTCATGGCCATCGATCAGGTGATCAGCAATGCGGCGAAAACCCGTTACATGTCAGGGGGGCAGTTCAAGATCCCCATGGTGATACGGGGGCCTAACGGGCCGGCCGAGTTTCTGGCAAGCCAGCACAGCCAGGCACTCCAATCCTTTTATGCCCATATCCCCGGACTGAAGGTTGTTGCACCATCGACTCCCTACGATGCCAAAGGGCTTTTGAAAAGTGCCATACGTGACGATAACCCCGTGATCTTTCTCGAGGCGGAGTTGATGTATTCCTGGGAGGGAGAGGTTCCCGCAGAGGAGTATCTCATCGACCTCGATAAAGCCGACGTAAAAAGGGCGGGAAAGGATGTGACTCTTATCGCCCATTCGAAACCGGTACGCATGGTGCTGCAGGCGGCAGAGAAACTCGCAGAAGAGGGAATAGAGGCAGAGGTGATCGACCTGCGAAGCCTACGCCCCATCGATACCGAAACCATCTATGAATCGGTGCGGAAAACAAACCGCTGTGTGGTCGTAGACGAGGCTTGGCCTGTAGCATCGGTGGGCAGTCACATCGGTTTTCTTGTGGGGCGGGACTGTTTCGATTATCTCGATGCGCCGGTCCAACTGGTCAGCGGAGAGGATGTGCCCATGCCCTACAACCATAGGCTGGAACTCGCAGCGCAACCTTCGGTCGAGAAGGTGGTTCGCGCCGCGAAGTCTGTATTGTATGTCGATTGA
- the tpx gene encoding thiol peroxidase, with the protein MEKRQVTKMGGNSITLLGPEPSVGNKAPDFTVLDTDLMPKSLEDYKGTYKLISVVPSLDTGVCDRQTRKFNEIASSLGDDVVILTISMDLPFAQKRWCGAAGVDRVVTLSDHKDADFGTAYGVLIEELRLLNRSIFIVDKDDTIRYIELVKENHDHPDYDAAVAALKKIRG; encoded by the coding sequence ATGGAAAAGCGTCAAGTGACGAAAATGGGCGGAAATAGTATCACCCTTCTGGGACCGGAACCTTCTGTCGGAAATAAGGCCCCCGATTTTACTGTCCTCGATACCGACCTGATGCCTAAGAGCCTGGAAGACTATAAGGGTACATATAAGCTCATTAGTGTCGTCCCGTCTCTGGATACCGGGGTCTGCGACAGGCAGACCAGGAAATTCAACGAGATAGCCTCCTCGCTCGGTGACGATGTGGTGATTCTTACCATCAGCATGGACCTGCCCTTCGCACAGAAGCGTTGGTGCGGAGCAGCCGGCGTCGACCGGGTCGTGACCCTTTCGGATCACAAGGATGCGGACTTCGGCACGGCCTACGGTGTGCTTATCGAGGAGCTGAGGCTCCTCAACCGTTCCATTTTTATTGTGGATAAGGATGATACCATCCGTTATATCGAACTTGTAAAAGAAAACCACGATCATCCCGATTATGACGCGGCGGTCGCAGCGTTGAAAAAGATCCGCGGATAA
- a CDS encoding DUF5312 family protein: MTAPLFWPTVSLMRGQFWATGDPGSSSGGLSGLIDRILSIFLGASDPEREKRRLLKEIEKQVKHQKYKYLKTKGAEALPGLAKLFYDMYKVIAPAQVLLQNAHSSGVLKTILIESTLTGEQLKILETVDEAAIRKAAESKDTKVLASELKDKLVTFFSAFNGDKIKEINNRYNLLLLFFQLINFDYYFFLKKFDSALPERDFVYHPKFETINGSYISDDLKDFLEIMLQFNKDQNWNALFDILASYKQTEVINRDDFRKVIKNLLDVQRSSILTLIVQLIDQDPYYQPKSYYHDEHIVEEYLNKIKTGTEMTIQKILIERQNKKIDTLLNTIFGTTAISRMKYYTEKNNMAFSKKMLGGYIYVRPLNYLKAFLLDFYKRDIKTVVDILLIRGKWSTNLSSQQLSEAFHAIMQVSEDLIVFDEGLSEEGGSGVKLKAFLHKGDRDKNSIVILRKMLKDINDEALRMINETASNLIMVGKSLKLVLEDYEKKPHELILNWKEVEGAFEHDVKVTLTGLYKKIYYFIQLMQFYVKKK, translated from the coding sequence TTGACAGCCCCCCTGTTTTGGCCTACAGTTAGCCTTATGCGGGGACAGTTCTGGGCAACCGGTGATCCGGGCTCCTCTTCCGGTGGGCTTTCCGGTTTGATTGATCGTATTCTTTCTATTTTTCTCGGGGCTTCCGATCCGGAACGAGAAAAACGGCGCTTACTGAAAGAGATTGAAAAACAAGTAAAACACCAGAAGTACAAGTATCTGAAGACCAAGGGGGCCGAAGCTCTGCCTGGCCTTGCGAAGCTTTTTTACGACATGTATAAGGTTATTGCCCCCGCTCAAGTGCTTTTGCAGAATGCCCATTCATCGGGGGTTTTGAAAACCATTCTTATCGAAAGTACCCTGACCGGTGAACAGCTGAAAATTCTTGAGACCGTTGATGAGGCGGCGATTAGGAAGGCTGCCGAGAGCAAGGACACAAAGGTCCTTGCCTCTGAATTGAAGGACAAGCTTGTTACCTTCTTTTCGGCCTTTAACGGCGACAAAATCAAAGAGATCAACAATCGCTACAATCTCCTGCTTCTCTTTTTCCAGCTGATCAATTTCGACTACTATTTCTTTCTTAAGAAGTTCGATTCCGCTCTTCCCGAACGGGATTTTGTGTATCATCCTAAATTCGAGACAATCAACGGCAGCTATATCAGCGATGATCTTAAGGATTTTCTGGAGATCATGCTTCAATTCAATAAGGACCAGAACTGGAATGCCTTGTTTGATATTCTCGCCTCGTATAAACAGACCGAAGTCATAAATCGTGACGATTTTCGTAAGGTGATAAAAAACCTTCTTGATGTTCAACGCAGTTCGATCCTTACTCTGATCGTTCAGCTCATCGACCAGGACCCCTATTATCAACCAAAGAGCTATTACCACGATGAGCATATCGTTGAGGAGTATCTGAACAAAATCAAGACCGGTACCGAGATGACGATTCAGAAGATTCTCATTGAACGGCAAAACAAAAAAATCGATACCCTTCTGAATACTATTTTCGGGACAACGGCGATCAGCCGCATGAAATACTATACCGAGAAGAACAATATGGCCTTTTCCAAGAAGATGCTTGGGGGCTATATCTACGTTCGTCCTCTCAACTATTTGAAAGCCTTTCTCCTTGACTTCTATAAGCGTGATATTAAAACGGTTGTGGATATCTTGTTGATAAGGGGCAAATGGTCGACAAATCTCTCCAGTCAGCAACTCTCGGAGGCCTTTCATGCGATCATGCAGGTTTCCGAGGATTTGATTGTCTTCGACGAGGGACTCTCGGAAGAAGGCGGCTCCGGAGTCAAGCTAAAGGCCTTTCTTCATAAGGGTGACAGGGACAAAAACAGCATCGTTATCTTGCGAAAAATGCTGAAGGATATCAATGATGAGGCGCTGCGGATGATAAATGAGACCGCAAGCAACCTTATCATGGTCGGAAAAAGCCTGAAATTGGTATTGGAAGACTATGAGAAGAAACCCCACGAACTTATCCTCAACTGGAAGGAGGTTGAGGGGGCCTTCGAACATGATGTAAAGGTAACTCTTACCGGTCTCTATAAGAAGATCTACTATTTTATCCAATTGATGCAATTTTATGTAAAGAAAAAATAA
- a CDS encoding symporter small accessory protein: MINPTDTAMSVAHALIFFSTVGCIVYGLLHWNRQDQTETVPLEREKETH; this comes from the coding sequence ATGATCAATCCGACCGACACGGCAATGTCCGTGGCTCATGCGTTGATTTTCTTTTCTACGGTGGGCTGCATCGTGTATGGGCTTCTGCACTGGAACAGGCAGGACCAAACCGAGACGGTCCCTCTGGAGAGAGAGAAGGAGACACATTAA
- the pdhA gene encoding pyruvate dehydrogenase (acetyl-transferring) E1 component subunit alpha: MTDTKQKTALYKKMLLIRRFEEKAAQMYGLRKIGGFCHLYIGQEAVATGAIGALDLKSDYIVAAYRDHGHALASGMDPKAVMAELYGKVTGCSKGKGGSMHMFDIEKHMFGGNGIVGSQIPVATGVGLKIRYREEDGVVLCFFGDGAIHQGAFHESLNLAKIYGLPVVYICENNQYGMGTDFRRVSAVDDFSVMASSYGIEGRQIDGMDVITVHENVKELVEKARKEHMPSLLEIKTYRYKGHSMSDPAKYRTREELEDYKERDPILILKKGLLEDGVQASDLEAWDKEAKKLSEEAASFAEESPEPEIEALYSDILA, encoded by the coding sequence ATGACAGACACAAAACAAAAAACAGCGCTCTATAAAAAGATGCTGCTTATTCGCAGATTTGAGGAAAAGGCCGCTCAGATGTACGGTCTGCGAAAGATCGGAGGTTTCTGCCATCTCTACATTGGCCAGGAGGCTGTCGCAACCGGAGCCATCGGAGCTCTTGATCTAAAAAGTGATTATATCGTGGCCGCCTACCGCGATCATGGCCACGCCTTGGCATCGGGTATGGATCCAAAGGCAGTGATGGCGGAACTCTACGGAAAGGTTACCGGTTGCAGCAAGGGAAAGGGTGGTTCCATGCACATGTTCGACATCGAGAAACATATGTTTGGCGGAAATGGAATCGTCGGCAGCCAAATTCCAGTAGCCACAGGGGTCGGGCTAAAGATTCGTTACCGGGAAGAGGACGGAGTTGTTCTCTGTTTTTTCGGAGACGGCGCCATCCATCAGGGAGCATTCCATGAGAGCCTCAACCTTGCAAAGATATACGGCCTGCCGGTTGTCTATATCTGCGAAAACAATCAGTACGGTATGGGCACCGATTTTAGACGTGTTTCGGCAGTCGACGACTTTTCGGTCATGGCCTCAAGTTACGGCATCGAGGGGCGTCAGATCGATGGGATGGATGTGATTACGGTCCATGAAAATGTAAAAGAGCTTGTGGAGAAAGCACGAAAGGAGCATATGCCCTCCCTCTTGGAGATAAAGACCTACCGTTACAAGGGCCATTCCATGAGCGATCCGGCAAAGTATCGAACACGGGAGGAGCTCGAGGACTACAAAGAACGCGATCCCATTCTGATTCTCAAAAAGGGGCTTCTGGAGGATGGAGTTCAGGCCTCCGATCTCGAGGCATGGGACAAAGAGGCAAAGAAACTCAGCGAAGAGGCTGCAAGCTTTGCGGAAGAAAGCCCGGAGCCGGAAATAGAAGCGCTTTACAGCGACATACTGGCCTAA
- the rlmKL gene encoding bifunctional 23S rRNA (guanine(2069)-N(7))-methyltransferase RlmK/23S rRNA (guanine(2445)-N(2))-methyltransferase RlmL: protein MTAFHTLFAPSAKHCSDIVADEASLAGGEVLAILPGGVSFRGNLETMYRFCLNARVASSLILSLGRFAVEEAKDLYRAANSIDWPSLFPVRASFAVDAAGKRDRAVEHTGYAARVVKDAIADRFRDACGARPSVDTAHPDITINLFIERKAVSIGIDLAGEALHRRGYRKERGEAVLRETVAAAALVRADWKSMASEGKPFVDPFCGSGTLLIEAALAAGDIAPGLFRRQFGFESWKGHDPQLWERMRKEAEEFRRKGLKRIPVIKGYDIDPAAVAAAAKNIAAAGLREGIEVKVADARFLEPGALREPGLLLCDPPYGKRSDLRGKALEGLYRSFGENLKLHFGGWKIGVVAGDEARNYHIGLKPEKVNTLFNGPVECSLGLYQIREREQSPGGGMAANRLKKNMKRLKRWLLDEGITCFRLYDADMPEYAAAIDLYESVDNDRWIHLQEYVPPASIDPAAAARRLGELVDATSDALGIARSHIVVKRRRRQRGTNQYAKVSETGRELEVFENGLRFLVNLHDYLDTGIFLDHRPLRRSIMETAQDKRFLNLFCYTGTVSVHAAAGSAARTTSVDNSNTYLNWAGRNMALNGFQTQFGDKKAKHRLIKADCLTWLETAAKREHGAYDLIFLDPPTFSNSKNMDDTFDVQRDHPKLIEWCMELLAPGGLLLFSTNRKGFVLEVKDQDAREITDETIDPDFHTRKAPHFCWAFRK, encoded by the coding sequence ATGACCGCTTTCCATACCCTCTTTGCTCCTTCGGCAAAGCATTGCAGCGACATTGTCGCCGACGAAGCCTCCCTTGCCGGAGGGGAGGTTCTTGCCATTCTCCCCGGAGGTGTCTCCTTTCGGGGAAATCTTGAAACCATGTACCGCTTTTGTCTCAATGCGCGGGTTGCTTCCTCGTTGATCTTGAGTCTTGGTCGATTTGCCGTCGAAGAGGCTAAAGACCTCTATCGAGCCGCAAACAGTATCGACTGGCCCTCCCTGTTTCCGGTTCGGGCAAGCTTTGCCGTTGATGCGGCGGGAAAACGGGATAGGGCTGTGGAGCATACAGGCTATGCCGCACGGGTGGTAAAGGACGCTATCGCCGACAGATTTCGTGACGCCTGCGGCGCCCGCCCCAGTGTGGACACCGCCCACCCGGATATCACCATCAACCTTTTCATAGAGCGAAAAGCGGTCAGTATCGGAATCGACCTTGCAGGAGAGGCCCTGCACCGGCGCGGTTACCGAAAAGAGCGAGGAGAGGCCGTCCTTCGGGAGACCGTGGCAGCGGCGGCTCTGGTGAGGGCGGACTGGAAGAGCATGGCTAGCGAAGGGAAGCCCTTTGTCGATCCCTTCTGTGGAAGTGGAACCCTTCTCATTGAAGCGGCTTTGGCAGCCGGAGATATAGCGCCAGGGCTCTTTCGCAGGCAATTCGGATTCGAAAGCTGGAAGGGCCATGATCCTCAGCTCTGGGAAAGGATGAGAAAAGAAGCGGAGGAGTTCCGCCGCAAGGGACTGAAACGGATTCCCGTCATCAAAGGCTACGATATTGATCCGGCGGCTGTCGCCGCTGCAGCAAAGAATATTGCCGCAGCCGGGCTTCGGGAAGGAATTGAGGTAAAGGTCGCAGATGCCAGGTTCCTTGAACCCGGAGCGTTGCGGGAGCCGGGCCTACTGCTCTGCGATCCCCCGTACGGAAAGCGAAGCGACCTGAGAGGTAAGGCATTGGAGGGGCTCTATCGCAGTTTCGGAGAAAACCTGAAACTCCATTTCGGGGGATGGAAGATCGGAGTCGTCGCCGGAGACGAAGCAAGGAACTATCACATTGGTCTGAAGCCGGAAAAGGTCAACACCCTTTTCAACGGACCGGTGGAATGCAGTCTGGGGCTCTATCAGATCCGGGAACGGGAACAAAGCCCGGGTGGCGGGATGGCGGCAAACCGTTTGAAGAAGAATATGAAACGGCTGAAACGGTGGCTCCTCGACGAGGGGATAACCTGTTTCCGTCTCTACGATGCCGACATGCCCGAGTACGCCGCTGCCATAGACCTCTACGAGAGTGTTGACAACGACCGATGGATACACCTCCAGGAATACGTTCCGCCGGCTTCCATCGATCCGGCAGCAGCGGCCAGAAGGCTCGGCGAGCTGGTGGATGCGACATCCGACGCCCTTGGGATAGCCCGGAGTCATATCGTCGTAAAGAGAAGAAGACGGCAGCGCGGCACGAATCAGTACGCGAAGGTTTCCGAAACGGGACGTGAGCTTGAGGTCTTTGAAAACGGCCTTCGCTTTCTGGTCAACCTTCACGACTACCTCGATACAGGCATCTTCCTCGACCATCGCCCCCTGCGACGAAGCATCATGGAAACGGCCCAGGATAAGCGTTTCTTAAACCTTTTTTGTTATACGGGAACGGTATCGGTTCATGCCGCGGCAGGGAGTGCGGCACGTACGACGAGTGTCGATAATTCCAACACCTACCTCAACTGGGCAGGGCGGAACATGGCCCTTAACGGCTTTCAGACGCAGTTCGGCGATAAGAAGGCAAAGCACCGGCTGATAAAAGCGGACTGCCTGACATGGCTTGAAACTGCGGCGAAACGAGAGCACGGGGCCTACGATCTCATCTTTCTCGATCCGCCCACCTTCTCAAATTCGAAAAATATGGACGACACCTTCGATGTTCAGCGTGATCATCCGAAGCTCATCGAATGGTGCATGGAACTGCTCGCCCCAGGCGGCCTGCTGCTCTTTTCGACAAACAGAAAAGGGTTCGTCCTTGAGGTAAAGGATCAGGATGCTCGAGAAATTACCGACGAGACCATCGATCCCGACTTTCACACCAGGAAGGCACCACACTTCTGCTGGGCCTTCCGGAAATAA
- a CDS encoding NYN domain-containing protein, producing MQTNIEEQSQQKLAVLIDADNTQGSIVEGLLAEVAKYGIASVKRIYGDWTSPNLRSWKEVLLEHSIIPIQQFGYTSGKNATDSAMIIDAMDLLYTERFDGFCIVSSDSDFTRLAARIREEGLTVYGFGEKKTPRAFVSACDKFIYTEILREDAEEVHSTKKSGGELKRDSKLVNLLRTAVEDSADDSGWAYLGNVGQNIAKKMPDFDSRNYGFKKLGELMEATTLFEKDTRTIKNAPGELLYFRDKRKKN from the coding sequence ATGCAAACAAATATTGAAGAACAGAGCCAGCAGAAACTGGCGGTACTCATTGATGCCGATAATACGCAAGGCTCCATCGTGGAAGGCCTTTTGGCCGAGGTGGCCAAATACGGCATCGCCAGCGTAAAACGAATCTATGGCGACTGGACAAGCCCCAATCTGCGAAGCTGGAAGGAGGTGCTCCTCGAGCATTCGATCATACCGATCCAGCAGTTTGGTTATACCAGCGGGAAGAATGCCACCGACAGCGCAATGATCATAGACGCCATGGACCTTCTCTATACCGAACGATTCGACGGCTTTTGCATCGTATCGAGCGACAGCGACTTTACCCGCCTTGCGGCAAGAATCAGGGAAGAAGGGCTGACGGTATACGGTTTCGGAGAAAAAAAGACACCCAGGGCCTTTGTGTCCGCTTGTGACAAATTCATTTACACGGAAATTCTTCGGGAAGATGCGGAAGAGGTCCATTCCACAAAGAAAAGCGGGGGAGAGCTCAAAAGGGATTCCAAATTGGTCAATCTGCTGAGAACCGCAGTGGAAGATTCCGCGGACGACTCGGGTTGGGCCTACCTCGGCAACGTGGGTCAGAATATCGCCAAGAAAATGCCCGACTTCGATTCCAGAAACTACGGGTTCAAGAAGTTGGGAGAATTGATGGAGGCGACGACCCTTTTCGAGAAGGACACACGAACCATCAAGAACGCCCCGGGAGAGCTCCTCTACTTTCGAGACAAACGTAAAAAGAACTGA